Below is a window of Mucilaginibacter ginkgonis DNA.
CCTCACCGTACTGGATGATCAGGTTCCGTTTGCCATCCGCAGGCTATTTTATATCTATGATGTAGATGCATCTGCACGTGGTGGTCACCGCCATCATAAAACTTACCAGGCTGCAATATGTATAAAAGGAAGCTGCACCATTGACAACCACGACGGCGACAATTTCACATCCTTTAAAATGGACTCGCCGGGTAAATGCCTTATCCTGGAACCACGCGACTGGCATATCATGAAAAATTTTAGCACTGATGCTATTCTGTTGGTGCTTGCCTCTACTCCATTTGACCCAACCGATTATATATTTGACCCATACCCGGAAAAATCATGATCGCTTACGAAAACCTTTTCGAACTGAATAAGCCGTTTCATGATGAGTTTAAAACCCAGTTTGATAATTTCCTGCAGAATGGCTGGTACATTATGGGCAAGATGCTGTCGCAGTTTGAGCAGGAATTCGCCGCG
It encodes the following:
- a CDS encoding sugar 3,4-ketoisomerase, which encodes MAYFLDIATFSDDRGRLTVLDDQVPFAIRRLFYIYDVDASARGGHRHHKTYQAAICIKGSCTIDNHDGDNFTSFKMDSPGKCLILEPRDWHIMKNFSTDAILLVLASTPFDPTDYIFDPYPEKS